The Quadrisphaera sp. RL12-1S sequence TCCCCGGGCGTGTACCGGTTCCGCGACCCGCAGGGCCGCGTGGTCTACGTCGGCAAGGCGAAGAGCCTGCGCCAGCGGCTGGCCAACTACTTCCAGCCGCTGCACGCGCTGCACCCCCGCACCGCCACGATGGTCACCACCGCCGCGAGCGTCGAGTGGACCGTCGTGGGCACCGAGGTCGAGGCGCTCCAGCTGGAGTACTCGTGGATCAAGGAGTACGACCCGCGCTTCAACGTCAAGTACCGCGACGACAAGTCCTACCCCTACCTCGCGGTGACCATGGGCGAGGAGTTCCCGCGGGTGCAGGTCATGCGCGGCGCCAAGCGCAAGGGCACCCGCTACTTCGGCCCCTACGCCCACGCCTGGGCCATCCGCGAGACCGTCGACCTCCTCCTGCGCGTCTTCCCCGTGCGCACCTGCTCCACGGGCGTCTTCAAGCGTGCCGGCCAGGTGGGCCGCCCCTGCCTGCTGGGGTACATCGACAAGTGCTCCGCGCCGTGCGTCGGCAAGGTCAGCCCCGAGGAGCACCGCGCGCTGGCGCAGGAGTTCGCCGACTTCATGGGCGGCGCCACCTCCAAGTACGTCAGGCGCGTCGAGGCGCAGATGCGCGAGGCCGCCGCCGAGATGGACTTCGAGCGGGCCGCGCGCCTGCGCGACGACGCCGGCGCCCTGCGCAAGGCCCTCGAGAAGAGCGCCGTGGTGCTCCCCGACGCCACCGACGCCGACGTCTTCGCCCTCGCCGAGGACGAGCTCGAGGCCGCCGTGCAGGTCTTCCACGTCCGCGGCGGCCGCGTCCGCGGCCAGCGCGGCTGGGTGGTGGAGAAGGTCGAGGACGTCACCACCGCCGACCTCGTGCAGCACCTGCTGCAGCAGGTCTACGGCGGGTCGGGCGACGACGACGACGCCGGCGCCGGGGAGCAGGTGCCTCGCGAGGTGCTCGTCCCCGTCGAGCCCACCGACCCCGAGCAGACCGCGGCGTGGCTCACCCGGCTGCGGGGCTCGCGGGTGGAGGTGCGCGTGCCGCAGCGCGGTGACAAGCGCGCGCTGCTGGAGACGGTGGAGCGCAACGCCACCGGAGCGCTGAACCTCCACAAGACCCGGCGCGGCGGTGACCTCACCAGCCGCTCCCTGGCGCTGCAGGAGCTGCAGGAGGCCCTCGGGCTCGACGAGGCCCCGCTGCGCATCGAGTGCTACGACGTCTCCCACCTGCAGGGCAGCGAGGTCGTGGCGTCCATGGTCGTCTTCGAGGACGGCCTGCCCCGCAAGAGCGAGTACCGGAAGTTCAACGTCCGGGGGGACGGGCCCGACGGGCGCACGGACGACCTCGCGTCCATGAACGAGGTGCTCACCCGCCGCTTCCGCCGCCACGTGGAGCAGCAGGCCGCCGACGGGCAGGGCGAGCACGTCGAGCAGGTCAGCGGCCCGGTGAGCGGGGAGGTCCAGCCGGGCATCGACCCCACCACCGGGCGGGCCCGCCGCTTCGCCTACGCCCCGCAGCTCGTCGTCGTCGACGGCGGGCAGCCGCAGGTCGAGGCCGCCGCCGCGGCGCTCGCGGACCTGGGCGTCACCGACGTCGCCCTCGTGGGCCTGGCCAAGCGCCTGGAGGAGGTGTGGCTGCCGGGGGAGGACCACCCCGTGGTCCTGCCGCGCACCAGCGAGGGCCTCTACCTGCTGCAGCGCCTGCGCGACGAGGCCCACCGGTTCGCCATCACCCACCACCGCTCCAAGCGCAGCAAGAGCATGACGACCAGCGCGCTCGACGGCGTCCCGGGCCTCGGGCCGGCGCGGCGGCAGGCGCTCATGGCGCACTTCGGCACGCTCAAGGCGCTGCGCGCCGCGACACCGGAGCAGGTGGCCGAGGTGCCCGGCATGGGGCCCGCCACCGCGGCCGCCGTGGTCGCGGCGCTGGCCGGGGACGCTCCCGCGCCGTCGGTCGACCTCGCCACCGGGGAGCTCGTGGACTGACCCGATGGGCCAGGATGGCCGCGTGAGCGCGCCGCCGCAACGACCCGAGCCGCACCCTGCGCCCCAGCAGCAGCCTCCCCCCGAGGGCGGGCACGACCTGCTCGTCATCACCGGCCTGTCGGGGGCGGGCCGGTCGACCGTGGCCCACGTCCTGGAGGACCTCGGCTGGTACGTGGTGGACAACCTGCCGCCGCAGATGCTGGGTCCGCTCGCGCAGCTCGCCGCGCAGGCCTCCGGCGCCGTCCCCAAGGTGGCGGTGGTGCTCGACGTGCGCGGGCGCGGCTTCTCCGCCGACCTCGCCGCGGCGCTCGCGGCGGTCCGCGTGCGCCGCAGCATCCTCTTCCTCGAGGCGAGCGACGGTGTGCTGGTCCGCCGCTTCGAGTCCGTGCGGCGCCCCCACCCGCTCCAGGAGGAGGGGCGCATCCTCGACGGCATCGAGACCGAGCGCGAGCTCCTGCGGGACCTGCGCGCCGCCGCGGACGTGGTCATCGACACCTCCGACCTCAACGTCCACCAGCTCGCCGCCTCGATCACCCGCGCCTTCGGGGAGGCCGAGGCCACCCGCCTGCGCCTGACGCTGCTCTCCTTCGGCTTCAAGTACGGCCTCCCCACCGACGCCGACCACGTGGTGGACGTGAGGTTCCTGCCCAACCCCCACTGGGTCCCCGAGCTGCGGCCGCTGACCGGCCGCGACGCCCCTGTCAGCAGCTACGTGCTCGGGCAGGACGGCGCCGAGGAGTTCCTCGACAGGTACGCCGCGGCCCTGCAGCCGGTCATCGCCGGCTACCAGCGCGAGCACCGCCGCTACGCCACCGTGGCCATCGGCTGCACCGGCGGCAAGCACCGCTCCGTGGCCATGACCGAGGCGCTGGCGGCGCGCCTGCAGGCGGTCGCCGACGCCGCAGCGTCCCCGTTGGCGTCGTCGTCGGCGGCACCGTCCCCGGCCGAGGGGGCTGAGGAGCACCCGGCCCCCGTGCTGCGGGTCGCCCACCGCGACCTCGGGCGAGAGTGAGGGCCGCGTGAGGCCGGGCGTCGGTCCCGGCGCCGGGCTGGCCCCCGGCCTGCAGCCCGGGTCCGGGCCCGCGGTGGTGGCCTGCGGCGGCGGTCACGGCCTGGCCGCCTCGCTGCAGGCGCTGCGTCACCTGTCGGACAGGATCACCGCCGTCGTCACGGTGGCCGACGACGGCGGCTCCAGCGGCCGCCTGCGCTCGGAGCTGGGGATCATGCCGCCGGGGGACCTGCGGATGGCGCTGGCGGCGCTGTGCGACGACACCGAGTGGGGCCGCACCTGGCGTGACGTGCTGCAGCACCGCTTCACCGGGGACGGGCCGCTGGCCGACCACGCCGTCGGCAACCTGCTCATCGCCGCCCTGTGGCAGCGCCTGGGCGACAGCGTCGAGGGGCTCGACCTGGTGGGCAGGCTGCTCGGCGCGCGCGGCCGGGTGCTGCCCATGTCGTCGGTGCCGCTGGAGATCGAGGCGGACGTGCGCGTCAGCGCCACCCGCTCGGCGCCCGCCCGCCTGGAGGTGGTCCGCGGCCAGAAGGCCGTGGCCACCACGCGCGGCACCGTGGAGGAGGTGCGCCTGCTGCCGGTGGACCCCCCGGCCCGCCCGGAGGTGGTCGAGGCGGTCCGCGCCGCGGACTGGGTGGTGCTGGGCCCCGGCAGCTGGTTCACCAGCGTCATGCCGCACCTGCTGGTGCCGGACCTGGCCGCCGCGCTGCGCGAGACCCGCGCCCGCCGCTGCCTCGTGCTCAACCTCGTCAGCGAGCGCGGTGAGACCAGCGGCCTGAGCCCCGCGGCGCACGTGCGGGCGCTCACCGCCCACGCCCGCGGGCTGCGGCTGGACGTGGTGCTGGCCGACCCGAGCGCCGTGGAGGACGTCGAGGCGCTGGCGGTCGCGGCTGAGGAGGCCGGGGCGCAGCTGGTGCTCCGGCAGGTCAGGAAGGTCCGCCGCGGGCGTCCCGCGCTGTCCTCCGAGCACGACCCGCTGCGCCTGGCCGCCGCGATGCGCGACGTGCTGGAGGGCTCCTGGGGCGACGTGGGCTGACGCGCCCGCCCCCGGACCCGACGGGGTGGCGAGGGGGTGGAGAGGGGGTGAAGAGGGTCTGACCGGCCCGCCGGCGGGCTCGGACTGATCCCGCCGACCTAGTCACACCGGTGGAATTCGGCGAGTCGTCACCCCGGGCGTGTCGCGGTGGCACCATGAAGCGCATGGAGACGGCATGGCACTGACGGCACAGGTGAAGGACGAGCTGAGCCGTCTTCCGGTGCAGCGCTCCTGCTGCCGCAAGGCCGAGGTCTCGGCCCTGCTGCGCTTCGCGGGCGGCCTGCACATCATCGCCGGGCGCGTGGTGGTGGAGGCCGAGCTCGACACCGGCGCCGCGGCGCGGCGGCTGCGGCGCGACCTCGCCGACGTCTACCGCGCGGCCAGCGAGGTGCTCGTGGTGGCCGGGGGCGGGCTGCGCCGCGGCTCCCGCTACGTCGTCCGGGTGGTCCACAACGCCGAGTCGCTGGCCCACCAGACGGGCCTGCTCGACCAGCGCGGGCGTCCCGTCCGCGGGCTCCCGCCGCAGGTGGTGGCCGGTGCGGTCTGCGACGCCGAGGCCGCCTGGCGCGGGGCGTTCCTCGCGCACGGCTCCCTGACCGAGCCCGGGCGCTCCTCCGCCCTGGAGATCACCTGCCCGGGCCCGGAGGCCGCGCTGGCGCTGGTGGGTGCCGCCCGGCGCCTGGACATCCAGGCCAAGGCGCGCGACGTGCGCGGCACCGACCGCGTGGTCATCCGCGACGGCGAGGCCATCGGGGACCTGCTCACCCACCTGGGCGCCCACGGCGCCAAGCTGGTGTGGGAGGAGAGGCGCATGCGCCGGGAGGTGCGCGCCACCGCCAACCGCCTCGCCAACTTCGACGACGCCAACCTGCGCCGCTCGGCGCGCGCCGCGGTGGCCGCCGGCTCCCGGGTGGAGCGCGCCCTGGAGATCCTCGGGGAGGACGTGCCGGAGCACCTGCGCACCGCCGGGGCCCTGCGCCTGGAGCACAAGCAGGCCTCCCTGGAGGAGCTCGGCGCGCTGGCCGACCCGCCGATGAGCAAGGACGCCGTGGCCGGCCGCATCCGCCGGCTGCTCGCCATGGCGGACCGCCGCGCCGAGGAGCTCGGGATGCCGGGGACCGAGGCCAACCTGACCCCTGACATGTTGGACGCCTGAGGTGCCCTAGGGTCTGGGGCGACCCCTGCCACTCCTACCAGGAGGCGCTCTGTGACCATCCGCGTGGGCATCAACGGCTTCGGCCGCATCGGCCGCAACTTCTTCCGCGCCGTTCAGGCGTCGGGCGCTGACGTCGAGATCGTCGGCGTCAACGACCTGACCGACAACGCGACGCTCGCCCACCTGCTCGCCTACGACTCGGTCCTCGGCCGCCTCGAGGGCGTGTCCACCGCGGGCGACGAGATCTCCGTCAACGGCAAGAGCTTCAAGGCGCTCGCCGAGCGCAACCCGGCCGACCTCCCCTGGGGCGACCTGGGCGCGGACGTCGTGGTCGAGTCGACCGGCATCTTCACCGACGCCACCAAGGCGAAGGCGCACCTCGACGGGGGCGCCAAGAAGGTCATCATCTCCGCCCCGGCGAAGAACGAGGACATCACCATCGTCATGGGCGTGAACGACGGCGACTACGACGCCGCCGCGCACAGCATCATCTCGAACGCGTCCTGCACCACGAACTGCCTCGCCCCGATGGCCAAGGCCATCGACGACGAGTTCGGCATCGTCCGCGGCCTCATGACCACGGTGCACGCCTACACGCAGGACCAGAACCTGCAGGACGGGCCGCACTCCGACCTGCGCCGCGCCCGCGCCGCCGCCATCAACATCGTCCCCACCTCCACCGGTGCGGCGAAGGCGATCGGCCTGGTGCTCCCGCAGCTCAAGGGCAAGCTCGACGGCTACGCGCTGCGCGTCCCGGTCCCGACCGGCTCGGCCACCGACCTCACCGTCACCGTCGGTCGCGAGACCTCGGTCGACGAGGTCAACGCGGTGGTCAAGGCCGCGGCCGAGGGCGCCATGAAGGGCTACCTCAAGTACACGACCGACCCGATCGTGTCCTCGGACATCGTCACCGACCCCTCCTCCTGCATCTTCGACGCCGGCCTGACCAAGGTCATCGGCGACCAGGTGAAGGTCGTCGGCTGGTACGACAACGAGTGGGGCTACTCCAACCGCCTCGTCGACCTGGTGAAGCTCGTCGGGGCCTGAGCCCCCTCAGCCCCAGACATGGCGCTCACGTCGCTGGACGACCTGGTGGCCGCGCAGGGTGACCTGCGCGGCCGCCGGGTGCTGGTCCGCTCCGACCTCAACGTGCCGCTCGACGGCACCACCATCACCGACGACGGCCGCGTCCGGGCCTCGGTGCCCACGTGGCAGCGCCTGCTCGACGCGGGCGCGCGCGTCGTCGTCGTCGCCCACCTGGGCCGCCCCAAGGGCGCCCCGGAGGCGAAGTACTCCCTGGCCCCCGTGGCCGAGCGGGTGCGCGAGCTGCTGCCGCAGGTGACCGTCCGGTTCGCGGACACCACCGTCGGCGGGTCCGCGCAGGAGGCCGCCGACGCCCTCGGCGACGGCGAGCTGCTGCTGGTGGAGAACCTCCGCTTCAACGCCGGCGAGACGAGCAAGGACGACGCCGAGCGCGCCGCCTTCGCCGCCGAGCTGGCGGCCCTCGTCGGGGGTCCCGACCGGGGCCTGTTCGTCTCCGACGGCTTCGGCGTGGTGCACCGCAAGCAGGCGAGCGTCTACGACGTCGCCCAGCTGCTCCCGCACGCCGCCGGTGGCCTGGTCGAGGCCGAGACCGCGGTGCTGCAGCGCCTCACCACCGACCCGGCCCGGCCCTACGCCGTGGTGCTGGGCGGGGCGAAGGTCTCCGACAAGCTGGCCGTCATCGAGAACCTGCTCGGCACCGCCGACCGGCTGCTCGTGGGCGGCGGCATGGTCTTCACCTTCCTGGCGGCCCAGGGCCACGAGGTCGGGAAGTCCCTGCTCGAGGCCGACCAGGTCGAGACCGTCAAGGGCTACCTCGCCACCGCCGCCGAGCGCGGCGTGGAGGTCGTCCTCCCGGTCGACGTCGTCGCGGCGACGGCGTTCTCCGCCGACGCCGACCACGAGGTCGTCGCCGCGGACGCCATCCCGGCCGACCGGATGGGCCTGGACATCGGCCCGCAGAGCGCGAAGCTCTTCGCCGAGCGGCTCGCCGACACCCGCACGGTCTTCTGGAACGGGCCCATGGGCGCGTTCGAGATGGCGCCGTACGCCGAGGGCACCCGCGAGCTCGCGAAGGCCCTCGTCGAGGTCACCCGCGCCGGCGGCCTCACCGTGGTCGGGGGCGGCGACTCCGCCGCAGCCGTGCGCTCGCTCGGCTTCGCCGACAGCGACTTCGGCCACATCTCCACCGGCGGCGGCGCCAGCCTGGAGTACCTCGAGGGCAAGACCCTCCCGGGCCTGTCCGTCCTGTCCTGACAGCGGCCTGACGGCAGCCTGACGGGGCTCCCCGCCCGCGCGCTCGCGCGGGCGGGGAGCCCTCCGCACGCACGCACCCACCTCGCACCCGCACCCCTGGAGGAACCCCGTGGCCCGCACCCCGCTCATGGCCGGCAACTGGAAGATGAACGTCGACCACGTGCAGGCCACGGCCCTCGTGCAGCGCCTCGCGTGGACCCTGCGCGACGCCAAGCACGACCCGAAGGCCGTCGAGGCCGTCGTCATCCCGCCGTTCACCGACCTGCGCTCGGTGCAGACCCTCATCGAGGGCGACAAGCTGGAGCTGGGCCTGGGCGCCCAGGACGTCTCCGCGCACGAGCCGGGCGCCCGCACCGGCGAGGTCGCCGCCTCGATGCTGGCGCGCCTGGGCGTGCAGTACGTGGTGGTCGGCCACTCCGAGCGCCGCCAGTACCACGGCGAGGACGACGCGCTGGTGGCCGCGAAGGCCGCCAAGGTGCTCGAGCACGGCATGACCCCGATCGTCTGCCTGGGCGAGCAGCTCGAGGTCCGCGAGGCCGGCGAGCACGTCGCCGACTGCGTCGGGCAGCTGGACGGGTCCCTGGCCGGCATCTCCGCGGAGGACCTGCCCAAGGTCGTCGTCGCCTACGAGCCCGTGTGGGCCATCGGCACCGGCAAGGTGGCCACCCCCGAGGACGCCCAGGAGGTCTGCGCCGCGCTGCGCGCCCGCCTGGCCGACGTCCACGGCGCCGAGGTGGCCGACGCGGTCCGCGTGCTCTACGGCG is a genomic window containing:
- the tpiA gene encoding triose-phosphate isomerase, whose product is MAGNWKMNVDHVQATALVQRLAWTLRDAKHDPKAVEAVVIPPFTDLRSVQTLIEGDKLELGLGAQDVSAHEPGARTGEVAASMLARLGVQYVVVGHSERRQYHGEDDALVAAKAAKVLEHGMTPIVCLGEQLEVREAGEHVADCVGQLDGSLAGISAEDLPKVVVAYEPVWAIGTGKVATPEDAQEVCAALRARLADVHGAEVADAVRVLYGGSVKSANVAAIMAGEDVDGALVGGASLDAGEFAGIVTGGAPS
- the gap gene encoding type I glyceraldehyde-3-phosphate dehydrogenase; this encodes MTIRVGINGFGRIGRNFFRAVQASGADVEIVGVNDLTDNATLAHLLAYDSVLGRLEGVSTAGDEISVNGKSFKALAERNPADLPWGDLGADVVVESTGIFTDATKAKAHLDGGAKKVIISAPAKNEDITIVMGVNDGDYDAAAHSIISNASCTTNCLAPMAKAIDDEFGIVRGLMTTVHAYTQDQNLQDGPHSDLRRARAAAINIVPTSTGAAKAIGLVLPQLKGKLDGYALRVPVPTGSATDLTVTVGRETSVDEVNAVVKAAAEGAMKGYLKYTTDPIVSSDIVTDPSSCIFDAGLTKVIGDQVKVVGWYDNEWGYSNRLVDLVKLVGA
- the uvrC gene encoding excinuclease ABC subunit UvrC; translated protein: MTNPASYRPKPGEVPDSPGVYRFRDPQGRVVYVGKAKSLRQRLANYFQPLHALHPRTATMVTTAASVEWTVVGTEVEALQLEYSWIKEYDPRFNVKYRDDKSYPYLAVTMGEEFPRVQVMRGAKRKGTRYFGPYAHAWAIRETVDLLLRVFPVRTCSTGVFKRAGQVGRPCLLGYIDKCSAPCVGKVSPEEHRALAQEFADFMGGATSKYVRRVEAQMREAAAEMDFERAARLRDDAGALRKALEKSAVVLPDATDADVFALAEDELEAAVQVFHVRGGRVRGQRGWVVEKVEDVTTADLVQHLLQQVYGGSGDDDDAGAGEQVPREVLVPVEPTDPEQTAAWLTRLRGSRVEVRVPQRGDKRALLETVERNATGALNLHKTRRGGDLTSRSLALQELQEALGLDEAPLRIECYDVSHLQGSEVVASMVVFEDGLPRKSEYRKFNVRGDGPDGRTDDLASMNEVLTRRFRRHVEQQAADGQGEHVEQVSGPVSGEVQPGIDPTTGRARRFAYAPQLVVVDGGQPQVEAAAAALADLGVTDVALVGLAKRLEEVWLPGEDHPVVLPRTSEGLYLLQRLRDEAHRFAITHHRSKRSKSMTTSALDGVPGLGPARRQALMAHFGTLKALRAATPEQVAEVPGMGPATAAAVVAALAGDAPAPSVDLATGELVD
- a CDS encoding gluconeogenesis factor YvcK family protein — translated: MRPGVGPGAGLAPGLQPGSGPAVVACGGGHGLAASLQALRHLSDRITAVVTVADDGGSSGRLRSELGIMPPGDLRMALAALCDDTEWGRTWRDVLQHRFTGDGPLADHAVGNLLIAALWQRLGDSVEGLDLVGRLLGARGRVLPMSSVPLEIEADVRVSATRSAPARLEVVRGQKAVATTRGTVEEVRLLPVDPPARPEVVEAVRAADWVVLGPGSWFTSVMPHLLVPDLAAALRETRARRCLVLNLVSERGETSGLSPAAHVRALTAHARGLRLDVVLADPSAVEDVEALAVAAEEAGAQLVLRQVRKVRRGRPALSSEHDPLRLAAAMRDVLEGSWGDVG
- the rapZ gene encoding RNase adapter RapZ — protein: MGQDGRVSAPPQRPEPHPAPQQQPPPEGGHDLLVITGLSGAGRSTVAHVLEDLGWYVVDNLPPQMLGPLAQLAAQASGAVPKVAVVLDVRGRGFSADLAAALAAVRVRRSILFLEASDGVLVRRFESVRRPHPLQEEGRILDGIETERELLRDLRAAADVVIDTSDLNVHQLAASITRAFGEAEATRLRLTLLSFGFKYGLPTDADHVVDVRFLPNPHWVPELRPLTGRDAPVSSYVLGQDGAEEFLDRYAAALQPVIAGYQREHRRYATVAIGCTGGKHRSVAMTEALAARLQAVADAAASPLASSSAAPSPAEGAEEHPAPVLRVAHRDLGRE
- the whiA gene encoding DNA-binding protein WhiA — encoded protein: MALTAQVKDELSRLPVQRSCCRKAEVSALLRFAGGLHIIAGRVVVEAELDTGAAARRLRRDLADVYRAASEVLVVAGGGLRRGSRYVVRVVHNAESLAHQTGLLDQRGRPVRGLPPQVVAGAVCDAEAAWRGAFLAHGSLTEPGRSSALEITCPGPEAALALVGAARRLDIQAKARDVRGTDRVVIRDGEAIGDLLTHLGAHGAKLVWEERRMRREVRATANRLANFDDANLRRSARAAVAAGSRVERALEILGEDVPEHLRTAGALRLEHKQASLEELGALADPPMSKDAVAGRIRRLLAMADRRAEELGMPGTEANLTPDMLDA
- a CDS encoding phosphoglycerate kinase; the encoded protein is MALTSLDDLVAAQGDLRGRRVLVRSDLNVPLDGTTITDDGRVRASVPTWQRLLDAGARVVVVAHLGRPKGAPEAKYSLAPVAERVRELLPQVTVRFADTTVGGSAQEAADALGDGELLLVENLRFNAGETSKDDAERAAFAAELAALVGGPDRGLFVSDGFGVVHRKQASVYDVAQLLPHAAGGLVEAETAVLQRLTTDPARPYAVVLGGAKVSDKLAVIENLLGTADRLLVGGGMVFTFLAAQGHEVGKSLLEADQVETVKGYLATAAERGVEVVLPVDVVAATAFSADADHEVVAADAIPADRMGLDIGPQSAKLFAERLADTRTVFWNGPMGAFEMAPYAEGTRELAKALVEVTRAGGLTVVGGGDSAAAVRSLGFADSDFGHISTGGGASLEYLEGKTLPGLSVLS